Proteins from one Planctomyces sp. SH-PL62 genomic window:
- a CDS encoding TlpA disulfide reductase family protein, with translation MELRSRGTSLLALTLFAATAAGLSAQTAPTESVADIQNRHDRALVRELGEYLIRNPKAEDRDQAYAALFNKAIEHDWFAENQEAAERYLKDDPEGPVRALAQIIAVMAKAQAKQFPDALARYQELIQGLNAAEQEEFAVSFSETFAISAVVAGEVDVAAQVYQSLAAKFPESAAVRQKAETELARLARVGRPAPNVEAQDLEGKTVRLADFRGKFVLVDFWATWCTPNLVELPRLQEAHRKYHDAGFEIVSVSLDDTRTAVVDFVKARKIPWVQLHNATAGVDLIDAFGVSSIPASYLVDPQGNVVRLDLRGGALDEALAKLIKTGG, from the coding sequence GTGGAGCTTCGCAGCCGCGGAACCAGCCTACTCGCCTTGACCCTGTTCGCCGCGACCGCCGCCGGCCTGTCGGCGCAGACCGCTCCGACCGAGAGCGTCGCCGACATCCAGAACCGCCACGACCGCGCCCTCGTCCGCGAGCTGGGCGAGTACCTGATCCGCAACCCCAAGGCCGAGGACCGCGACCAGGCCTACGCGGCGCTCTTCAACAAGGCGATCGAGCACGACTGGTTCGCCGAGAACCAGGAGGCCGCCGAACGCTACCTGAAGGACGACCCCGAAGGCCCCGTCCGCGCGCTCGCCCAGATCATCGCCGTCATGGCGAAGGCCCAGGCGAAGCAGTTCCCGGACGCTTTGGCCCGCTATCAGGAGCTGATCCAGGGCCTGAACGCGGCCGAGCAGGAGGAGTTCGCCGTCAGCTTCTCGGAGACCTTCGCCATCTCGGCCGTCGTGGCCGGCGAGGTCGACGTCGCCGCCCAGGTCTATCAGAGCCTCGCCGCCAAGTTCCCCGAGAGCGCCGCCGTCCGGCAGAAGGCCGAGACCGAACTGGCCCGACTCGCCCGCGTGGGACGCCCCGCGCCGAACGTGGAGGCCCAGGATCTCGAAGGGAAGACCGTGCGGCTCGCCGACTTCCGGGGCAAGTTCGTCCTGGTCGACTTCTGGGCGACCTGGTGCACCCCCAACCTCGTCGAATTGCCGCGACTCCAGGAAGCCCACCGCAAGTACCACGACGCCGGCTTCGAGATCGTCAGCGTCAGCCTGGACGACACCCGGACGGCCGTCGTCGACTTCGTCAAGGCCCGCAAGATCCCCTGGGTCCAGCTCCACAACGCCACGGCCGGCGTCGACCTGATCGACGCCTTCGGCGTGAGCTCGATCCCGGCGAGCTACCTCGTCGACCCCCAGGGGAACGTCGTCCGGCTCGACCTCCGCGGCGGCGCGCTCGACGAGGCGCTGGCGAAGCTGATCAAGACGGGTGGCTGA